The nucleotide sequence CTTCTAAAACACAGCAACGCAAATTACTGCTCTctctttctcacacacactgaaAATACTAAATAGTGTAAAGGCTGTAGTCTTTGCTCCTTCTCTAATTGTATTTCTTGTTCTTGGTATTTGTTTGCTGGTCTTATGAACATATGTCTCCAATAATTatcaaaatattgaaaaactGGAATGTGAATAGAAACAAATATTCAGATTCTGTATGGTACTTAAAACTCATAATAAGCTGTCCCTTCCAAGAACACTGATCCAGACTCCTTTGAAGTCTGAGTCATATGTCAAAAAGAGCTTTGCATCAGGCatggttttttaaattaactaaCTACAGAAACCTGATATCAGAAAATGGAAGTCTCAAAAATGGCACAAGGATGGAAGAAGAACAATAATACTAGACATTAACCCAAAGTACCTTACAGAAGTCTCACGCCATACCTTATTTTCAATAACAGAAGTGATTCTCCTGCCCACTTTGTAGGTATAGACGGTTACGTTTTCACAGCCATCCACGACTTTGGCCTCTCCTTTATTAACAACAGACTTGCAAACAGCCCTGTTGAGTTGCCAGCTCCCTGCCTCTAGATACATGGCTTTAATTCTGGGTTTGCATTTTTCTGCGTAGATATCAATGACAAAGGGGCATGCCTGCAATGGAGAAAATGAGTTTTATCCTCACTTCATCTGTCGTTTTCCCACTCAGATTTTCATCCACAGCTGCTAAGTATTCTCAAAAATGCTCTGAAGTAGTTACCCAAGTAGAAGTACGCCGCTGAATGTTAACTATTCAAAACCTGAGAGCTGGGGTGATCTTTTAAACCAAATGAAAGCTCAGGacaaatgaacatttttcatGCCAGTCACAGCACACTCGATATGCAGTTCAGTGCATTTGGCTCCAACTTGGCAAACCCTTTGTTGGGTAGCAAGACATACAGGAATTAAGTTTTAATGCATTTCAGCATCTGCAATAAACCTGTCTCCTTTACCTGCCACACTCTTGGTATTTGTGCCACTTCCTACAGACTTAAAATATCCACAACTTTGTATTAAGCACTCAGCTCTTACAGTATCTTGGCTAAGATTAGTGCATGTAACAGTCAGGAGTTTGCATTTTCATAGACTCAGTAGAAGTGCCTCAATTTCTTTCAAACGGCTGTTGGAACTCACTAGGATTTCTCAGTTCTGTCTTTGTTATGCTCAATGTTCCTGAAATACCCATCTTTTAAAGCATCTGAAAGGGTTAAGTTACAGACACAAACAGATTTACGTTTTCAGAAGAATAACTAAAGCATTCGGAGAGCTGTGTTGTCCTTTGTAAAGCAAAGACATCAGCCATAAGCCACAGCTAGTTTAAGGCACAAAATACCTGTAAGAATTACTAACTTGACAGAAACCTCCCCCAAACGTTCTTTCTTAGAGGAGAGCTCCCTCTTACGTCTACAATGCAGAAGGACAGTTTCGTAGTTGCTCTGCTGACCATACTAGAGCAAAAGGACGAAGTGCTGCTCATTACAAAATCATTCGCCatgatttcagtattttcacCAAGAGACAATTGAAGTCTCTCGACCATACTGAGTATTTCTGGGTCTGCATGTATTTGTTTTACACACATATATTCACTGACGtgtttaagtttaaaaaaagttaaagaaattatttaatcagactatgtttttttaaaaagcagtttttcttgGGAATTAAATGTAAATGATTAAATAATCTGcacatttaatgttttctttaatttttcatatttttttctcttcattaaaaatattctgttactTCAGGGAGAACTAACAACACCGGTAGTATTTCTGTaaaattccaaagaaaaaaaatctataagcacacagaaacagagaaataatcCCTGGTCCTGTAAAGGAAACAACGTGCCACCAGAAGCCCTTTGATTAAAAATTTATGTTGAACGCCTTCAGACACCGTTGtgacaggcaatggaaacagAAATAGCCACGTCTGAAAATTATGAATTCTGAATCACCTAAGGAAAATGTTATCTTCTCCTTATTCACTCCTCCTGTTGCAGCTTGAGCCAGGAAAGTGACTTCTTTAAGCAGAGCAAGCCCTGCATTCTGTAGGTCTGCTGCCAGGTCACAATTTACCATCTCTACCATCCTAGCACTTCCTACCAGCAAGGTGCATGAATTCTTTCCACAGGTGTAACCCAAGATTCCCTCCTCTGCAATCCCACAAAATACTGGCTCTCTCTAAAGCAAAAGACAAATTCCCTCTTTCAACAACATCAATGCTATCCTAAGAAACAAAATACCATAACGACTGAAAGTCAGTGTAAACCCTGTATTAACAGTGTTTGCACTGGATCACTGACCTACTGAAATCAATTTATGACAGACAGAAACAGTACTGCAATTAAACACGTGCAGCAAGTTGTATGCGGAGCAGTTATTTTTTTGCTATAGGGCTATCATACCTCTGTCATTTCTAAAGCTTTATTGTAGCCCAGAGACAACAAAGTGACCCAAAGGTCAGTAGGATCCCCTTCACGGTCGTTGGCTTCCATGAGATTCAAATCCATAAATCCTTGTCTTGTTAGTTCATTCTTCTTCATATCAAAAttctctgtttaaaaagaaatataaggtAACACTTAAACATGTGTGCTGTCTGCAAACACCCTTTATTCTTCCAAAGCCAAATTCCCGCTTATGTTAACGAGCTTTAAAAGACAGAGCCATGCTGCAGCCTCAGGCTCTCCAATATAATTTGGGAAAGAATGTCCTTGACTAGATATGTGCTCTTTGCAGCGCTTCCCCACGGATTTTAGATAATGACTAGAAACAGCTGGCCCCTCATATAACCAGAAAGAGGGGGagatttcaaaacagaaagagctcatacagatttttttgttgttgttttgctagCAGTATTTCTTGTGGTTGAGATTTGCAGAATGGGGTATATCGAGAATGGAAAATGAAAGTCTGCTGGGGCAGCACCCTTAGTGCTTGAGGTCCTTGATATAGAATTGATTTACTTAGTTcctaaaaagcaataaaatgccACTAATCCTAACACGCCTCTCTTGATAGAATACCTTAGATCAAGCACTCTAATGTCAGCAAACACATAATTGAAATGTCCTTGTgtcagagatttttaaaaatggttctCTCATCTTCATAACAATGCTAAATCTTtactatttattattaaaaaggGATTACCAATTTAATAAATCTATCTAAGGGTACAGATGCTATAATAAATGGCTTGAACTTTGGTGTCAAGATTTATTATATTCGTCTGAACCCTTCAGCTGATTAATGACCTGGTAAAACATTCACCATATTCTCCCCTTTCCTCTCCTAcacttcacacacacacacatgcacactccTCCTACTCACGTCAAGTCTAGTGCAGGGAGGCCTAACACTGACAGGGTCATGAAGTGCGGAAAAAAACACGTACAGGGATGAAAGGGACAAGAAACTCATCTATAGAAAAGTACTTTTGCATGAGCTTTCCATCATTTAGGTAAAAGTCCAATATCTTCGAGCGTTTTAGGGAGAAATAGTTAGTAGGACTTGCCAGATTTAAAGTATTTTGGCCCAAATTAAGCAACGTGTCATAGCCTACAAAGGAATTACATCAAACATGACATGTGCTGATATATGATATGCCATACTGGCATGTCAGACatgattttcagaaaagctgtatttcttACAGAAACTGTAATTTTCATACAACAGCTTCTAAATTTCTAGTTTGTGCACTCACTGCAGCTGAACTGCCAATGAAGTCACTGGTGACTGTATTCTCCTAGCCCTGCTCTGAGGTAAAAATGTGCATTCTCAAGGCCTTTGCAAGCTTAAAGCAATGCCAAAGAATTCCTTTTTTGTTCAAAATTGACATTTGTGGCACAACCCTGCTCCTGCAAGCTGGCAAGACGTCAAGGAATGTTGACAAGATATATCggcagacagaaaacaaagcacagcTGGAACAGTCTTAACTGTCGGCTTCCTCATCACACTCCCGGAAGTCTCAGAATCCCACAGTGGTCATAGCACAATATGAACAAACTGATAAAACATATATGAGCCTTCAAAAGGCAGATTCTTAATGAAAAACTGCTTATATCTCAAGAAAACATACAGTTACAATAGGTATTTTCTAATGTATAATTTTCTAAACAGATATAAGCTCTAAATGCCATTTTTAAAGCATCATATACATACTAATTAAATGTCCCTCTCAACACTTTGAGATATGAAACCAGCTTAATCTGCAGAAAGGAGACTGATTAAATGAATACCTGTTACAGTTTAATTCACCATATGATCCATGATTAGAAAACATAGTTTTTGGCAGCTATAAAATTTTTCACCTACAAAACTTTGCAATTAGCAACGGGAGGAATTTTCTCAGCAGAAAGTCAGTGGTACATGAACCAGAACTaagcaaaaaaaagacaggagactggaaaagggaaaaaagaaaaagtgagaagaGAACTATATCTCCATATGTTCTGTGGCATAGGCTACAAAATACTCAGCTCTTCTATACTATACATAGTAGGATGCTATACGTGACAGCTTGCAAGTAGATTGATAGACCTAATTAGTTGTATCAAGCACAGCAATGAACTTACCCTTACATACAGCCCACGCTTCCTCATCACATTTCTCACCACTAGTTCTCAGCTCAAAGAAATTGTATTCCTCCAAACTCAGAAGGCCATTTCCATCCAAATCAATTGTTTCAAATATATCCAATAAAGTGGCTCTAAAAGATGAAAACGGCAGAACTATTTCCAagtatttctctttcctttacTGTCTCAATATTGTCAACAGCTATTCAGTCTATTTGAGACTATTCCGTGCAAACAATATTTTAGTAAtgcacagcttttaaaaaaatagacattATTTGGAGCACATTTACAACAGTTACCATGACTATTTGGGAATATGACTCACCGGAACTCTTTGGTCAGAGCCAGTTCTCCATCTTCACCTCTATACACCAGTTTTGCTTCTCTAGTAATTTGTGCTTTTGCCTTCTTCAACCTACAACCTGTTGTGAATGGGAGTAGCCAGTAAATGCCTGATCCAAGCTCCCCTCTCCATCCAAACGTCTGCTCTTAAAGGAAGAGAGACAAATTTGTGAGTTACTTCTCCAATGATACTTTTCTATTATTACTAGTAATATTCATACAAAAGTAGttctttccttaaagaaaacatGTCTACAGTGAGATGTTGTGTGATACCATTTTAAAGATACAAAAACTAGTGAATCTCTTAGTTATAATAACAGTTAGAAAAATGTGAAGGACCAGAGATGACAGGAGAACAGGCATTACTAGAAATATCTAATAACAGTCCTATCATTTTCCAGATACGTAACACTGTACTTGTtaaactttaaaatgaaagcaggcAGAAGCAGGCTGGCAAAACTCACTGaggttttaattttctctccAATTCATTAGCTTTGCTCCAACTACTAACAAAAACTTCCTATGTAAAGAAGTCACAAGCAACTGAGGGTTTAAGAAGCAAGCTGAGTTCCCTGTGGCTTGGAAGGGGGAAGTAACTTAGTGCTATCATTTCTCCTCCCTTATTTCTGCCAGGGggtaaaaatattctgtgtacTACGAAGTTCAAAAtcgaggagaaagaaaaggaattttttttcaaattttaccTTTGAAGTTTTGTATTCCTTCACCTTCAAAAACAAGTGAGTTTCCACAGAGTATCTACACAGATAACCAGAAACTCACCCGTACTTACCAACACACCAGATGATAATACGGTCCTCACAGGAATTTCATAAAACTACCATTCGAGTGGTTGCAATTCAGCCCATCCAAAGGGTGTAACTAAGACACAATTACATCTTACCTTGCATAAGTTCTGCCAGTTTTGAAAGGGAACATGCAGAGAACAAGTGGTTCTTCTCTAGTCTGATTAGGTACAGTTTGAATTCCTTCCAAACACATGGGAACTCACCCAACGAAGCATTAACACAGACACTAAAGATATAACAACTAAAATACGAACACATCAGAACTAGCCAAcctctttgttttgttgatCAGTAAAGCTCACAAGCTGTAGATTTTCCTgggtttcattttccttcaggATATACAAAACTGTAtccactgacaaccaatgacaaggttttcctaaaaagaaaaacacatatgCTTAATAATGGCACAAAATTGGTTTTCTTCCAACCCCAAAGTAGATATATCTATGGCATTTATTATATTGATCCCTGTTAATGTAAAGTGGATAAAAAGAATCTATTATAGGCCATTGGGATTTCCTTCCTATTTAGGCTGATCAGATAAATTGTTTTAAGTCTGGTGATTGTCTTACAGATAATGATTACTATTAATAGTTCTACTATTAAAACCTTTGGTAGTTAAGGAAGccatttcaattattttctacCATTACTACAACATTAATAGTTATTACTTTTCTTTATACTAAGGCTCCTAGATATTTCCAATTAAGGATCTTTAAAAAATTGTATCATATTCTCTTGTGAAGTTCTGTAAAATATTGCTAAACTCACCATGAATGGAAACCTAGATAATGTGCAAAAGCTAGGGATACCAGAAGATATAAATCTCGGAAGTGTAATTGTTTTTAAGATTTAAATGGCAAGATCCCTCTACATGGCAACACtagttgttgtttgttggtCTAAGGTTGGATTGGAGCCGATGCCATTTGAACCTCTGGGATTTCTTGTAGCCACTCAGTTCCTGAGGGCAATCAATCAACAAGCTATTTAGTGGTCTTCAGGTTAATCAGACCACAGCAAAACAGTGAATGCAGGGGCTTAGTTTTTCTACAGTTAGAAGTTAATGATACTAAAGAGTGGCTACACGTCATGCAACTTTGTTAAAAATGTGAAGATATTTTTGAGTTCTCATAAAAAGGTATTTGCTCTGCTATTAGATGAGTCCTTTCCTTACATGCCAGTATATTACCCTTTCCTGTTCACAGCAAACTATGAAGGCATTGCTATATGCAGGACAATgtgcaaaagaaaggcaagtacTCTTGGTTACACAGAATGTCTGGACAATCTTGCAGCAGAACTACTCTAAGGCACAGTTTAAGGGGGTGGtacatgaaaaaatgaaagttatGAGACATTCTGTTACTCAAATCTTATTACGGGACCCGTTGATCAGCTTCCCATTTCAGCCTGGTTCTAACTGGAAAACAACTACATTCTGTCAGTGATTTGCAGTGAAGTTTTTATTATCAACCTCGATCAGGATCAATTACCAACCTGCAGCACAACAGCCAGTCCAGATAACTCTAAAACATATTTGTAATCTAATGGCTCCTGTTTCACATGATCAAAGAGGAAATAATCTACTTGcgggaaaaatattaataattccaACGTAGCAACTAGATAAAGCTCTTTGCTAAATCGCTGGAGAGAACAAAACCAATAGCACTTGGACAAAAGGAGCACAAAGGCTCACTAATCTCTAATGTGGGGCTTCactctttcaagatgaaaattaaaataggcAAACTAAGCCATAAATCCCTTGACAAGAATCATAATCAAAACATCAAGATACCATACTGCCATAAAAAGCTACAACCTATTTTAAGTATTTACAGAAGCATTTGAGGTGAAGAATACAGTATTCACGAAGTTTTGTATTGTTGTTTACCACAAAGAACATCAAAATCTTAAAAAGAGATACTGCAAACAGTGCCAACATTTGAATTTTGTGAATAAGAAACTTCACAAATCTATGGCCAGAAATACTCCAAGAGGTTGGCTGCCTAAAGGGAGAAAGATAATAGACTTTGCTGATTTTCACTGTCCAGGCAGTGCACACAAAATGAGtaagcagaaaatacagtgtGACAAGTtaagttatatttttaataggaCTCTGTCAACTAAGTATTGCTATATTGCAATATTGTAAAGTATTGCAAGTGAGAAAGCGAGAGATGTAtcaacagaagagaaaatatttttaataaaaaaattctctaaaaaaaaaaaaaaaatacacttaccTTCTACTTGACGAATATTTAAGGGCTTGATGGTAATACATACTGTAGACCTCTGAGGTAAGTGCAACTTGTACTTGTGGCTAATAATTTCACCATTGTCTTCTAAGTAGAAGCATCCTTTAGATTGTGCACATGGCCATTCCTGGAAACCAAGCAAATATTAGATATTGCCTTGATCTCTGATCAAGTTAAAAGCACCTTCTCCGAAATACATTAATTTGATTTAATAAATCCTTTATAAAATACACCACAAGATACAGCATTGATCTGCtactctctttttaaaattaattttctcgaACACTTGTTTTTGTAATCAATTTTTGCAGAGCAGTTAGTAACATTGCCTCGCATGTGAAAATGCTTGAAAAACAATACAGATTACCCCAATGCTCGAATAcaagaaatgaagaaacaaacagaactcATTAAATTCTCCGAACTGTGATTTaccactgaaaggctgcaatttTGCTCCATTAGTTCCATCAGGCCAATCAAGCAAAGAACATAATAGATCAGCTGAACAATGAGGAGTTACTTGCTCAGACAAACACAGATAAAAGTACTGGTCAAATTAAGTGGTTCGTCTTGACTTCTGTCAAAGCTCTGGGAAAGACAAACTGAAAACCGCTGTATTTGTGAATAACATGGTTCCTAGAGACACCATGATTTTGCTGAGATGCTATTAATAAAACAGCTTTGtgcttggatttttttagttttttgtttttgttttttttttttaaagcaggtcCCAATTTCCAATTTCAAGTATCATTTGAATGAAACTTctttagcaaaataaaaatcaagtccTTATAGATATACTGTATGCCTTGAGAACCTGACATAGCTGAGATAACCAGCCATTAGCCCATTTAGTCTCTAAGTTCAATACCTTACAAAACCATTTGAAAAACTACTGACTTCTCAAAAATATCTAAGCCAAAAGGTCTGCTAATGAAGCCACATGGCTGTTCTTTGAGAGATAAAGGAGCATTACATAAGTTTAAACAGTAGTCCAAATGTGCTGTAGCTATTAAAAAAGATGCTGTGACAATTTTCATGTACAAAAATTACTTTAACAGCCACAGTTTACTCTGCCTTCCTCACTATGTGGTTTTGACAGTCAGATGGACATTTTTACAACAGGGATATCAAACGATCCAAGTAAGAAGGGAAAGTATTTCAAGGCACAATGTGCAGGTTAAGATGGGAGCAACAGTAAGCAGAAGTTTGACAAAGCTTTATGAATCAAATACTAAACTGTTATCCTTGCAGAGAGCATAAGGTGGTGCTATATTCTCTAAATTATCCAGGTCAAATTATGAACAGGTGTGTAAATTTGGGAAgctaaaagattattttctggtttgatTTAAGCATGTCACTTCCAAGCATAACAAAAGCTGTCAAAGAAACATTTCCCACTATGTTGGCTATTGTGTGAGAAATGTTAATCATTAGGAAATGCTCCTATGACTATTTAAGTTGTTGTTGAATAGTTCACACACTCACACAGAATTAAACCCCAAACCCAATATTTGTGAGAGAAATTGTTCCGATGATTACAGCAAAGAACTTCAACACTTTGTCTTGTACAAAACCATAGGCACATATGCACCATATGCACCAAAAAGTCTCTTTAGTTCCATTGCATGAGGCTGACTCACCACACGAGTGGGCACATGTCACTGTGGcaagaagattatttttttcaggtatttctTTTGGTACCCATTGTGTGTACAGGTCTTTTGCTGACTTCAGTAGAGCAAAATGCACAAGTGAGGCTCCTTAGAAGGCGGAATTTAGCTACCCAACAAGAGAGAAGGTTTGGAACATGATacactgcttgcttttttttgttaatgtgtTTCAATCTTGACTAAAATCAacacaaataatattttgcagaaatttAAGATCTCCATTAGCCATCTTTTACTTAATTGTAATTCAGCTCCAGCTGAAGCCCAACATGTCAGCATGTTGCTTGTGCTCATCTGTAGCACTTCTGTAactgtttttctctccaagTTATTTATGTCTGTAAACATGTCAAAAAACTCCACTGacaaaaagaaaccacagagaAGAATATACTGTGAATACATTCCATGTTTCCTAATTTCAACATTCATCATGGTTTTACTtctactgttttcttctgtcaaaAATGTAAAATGGGCATTTGTCCAGCTTCACAAGggcaatattttgtttcttgtccCAAAAAGACATGTgaagtgcaaagaaaaaaaaaaaagtatttctgaataTAAGATAAATAAGAAGATATTTTGGTGTGCTAGATTCTGATCCACACCACAAGTGAATCACTCTATAGTTATTCATTGATTATAACAGAGTTTGTATTGTGCCCTTCAGAgttacaattttaaaaactaGTAGTTCTACTTACACCTTTTCATGTTTATTGAGTGATTTCAGTTTTTACATGATGCTAATCAATAGCAATTTGTATCTGCAGATGTTTTTTTCGGTCAGTTCTTACTGgcttgtaaaaagaaaaaggaatccAACATTGGGAAACTGTGCAATGGTTTTATATACTACATATCACGTATGAACAAGGTGAAATTGCAGGTTAAA is from Columba livia isolate bColLiv1 breed racing homer chromosome 8, bColLiv1.pat.W.v2, whole genome shotgun sequence and encodes:
- the EFCAB7 gene encoding EF-hand calcium-binding domain-containing protein 7 isoform X4, which produces MASSPEDNASLSVQKVTHSESSQAKKSQHAEEAIFYMNCRAAYLTVLKSSLENIKSKEQLSLVLQQAGRNPSQKTVNRYWTSQTTTLNFDDFCTILKKEKPATKTELLKAFGKIDTDNTGYILHDELYKILTTFCELYMTTSEQCCKTARDKLEVDSRLRQQQFGSQAETSSEGITSPVSKPSPRISRKTDHKQAPTKGDNKTPSRPSSAQSCKESTSATISVGAGSSRNTIEPDTMKEWPCAQSKGCFYLEDNGEIISHKYKLHLPQRSTVCITIKPLNIRQVEGKPCHWLSVDTVLYILKENETQENLQLVSFTDQQNKETFGWRGELGSGIYWLLPFTTGCRLKKAKAQITREAKLVYRGEDGELALTKEFRATLLDIFETIDLDGNGLLSLEEYNFFELRTSGEKCDEEAWAVCKENFDMKKNELTRQGFMDLNLMEANDREGDPTDLWVTLLSLGYNKALEMTEACPFVIDIYAEKCKPRIKAMYLEAGSWQLNRAVCKSVVNKGEAKVVDGCENVTVYTYKVGRRITSVIENKSENKVIIHVNNEQSKNCLSNRGLTVFAVEVAPKSTMISQHVMPLNEQEEWLYNCVHSLVR
- the EFCAB7 gene encoding EF-hand calcium-binding domain-containing protein 7 isoform X5, whose amino-acid sequence is MASSPEDNASLSVQKVTHSESSQAKKSQHAEEAIFYMNCRAAYLTVLKSSLENIKSKEQLSLVLQQAGRNPSQKTVNRYWTSQTTTLNFDDFCTILKKEKPATKTELLKAFGKIDTDNTGYILHDELYKILTTFCELYMTTSEQCCKTARDKLEVDSRLRQQQFGSQAETSSEGITSPVSKPSPRISRKTDHKQAPTKGDNKTPSRPSSAQSCKESTSATISVGAGSSRNTIEPDTMKEWPCAQSKGCFYLEDNGEIISHKYKLHLPQRSTVCITIKPLNIRQVEGKPCHWLSVDTVLYILKENETQENLQLVSFTDQQNKETFGWRGELGSGIYWLLPFTTGCRLKKAKAQITREAKLVYRGEDGELALTKEFRATLLDIFETIDLDGNGLLSLEEYNFFELRTSGEKCDEEAWAVCKENFDMKKNELTRQGFMDLNLMEANDREGDPTDLWVTLLSLGYNKALEMTEACPFVIDIYAEKCKPRIKAMYLEAGSWQLNRAVCKSVVNKGEAKVVDGCENVTVYTYKVGRRITSVIENKSENKVIIHVNNEQSKNCLSNRGLTVFAVEVAPKSTMMLNVHQLTLVIFLST